One part of the Glycine max cultivar Williams 82 chromosome 14, Glycine_max_v4.0, whole genome shotgun sequence genome encodes these proteins:
- the LOC100787799 gene encoding WD40 domain-containing protein isoform X1 yields MNTKFARRTERIGGTACAYWRAGRCNRNPCRFLHIETPSPPTACGYVNTAYRYGKKPHSSSENTPKYSSKTALISDNGDRGDATRVAKASKKSSPRICKYWINNNCVHGEQCLYLHSWFHGDGFSTVTKLQEHKKVITGIALPVGSDKLYSGSTDGTVRIWDCHTGRCVKVINLGAEVTSLISEGPWIFVGLQNAVKAWNIQTITEFTLDGPKGQVRAMTVGNDTLFAGAEDGVIFAWRGSSGAKSPFELVASLTGHTKAVVCLTIGCKMLYSGSMDQSIKVWDMDTLQCTMTLNEHTDIVTSLICWDQYLLSCSSDCTIKVWACTEVGSLKVVYTHTEENGVVSLFGMPDAEGKHILFSSCRDNSVHMYELPSFSERGRLFAKKDVASFELGLGGLFFTGDETGLLMVWKWLDVPKVASS; encoded by the exons ATGAATACAAAGTTTGCACGAAGGACTGAGCGCATTGGTGGAACAGCATGTGCCTATTGGAGAGCTGGGAGATGTAACAGAAATCCTTGCAGATTTTTGCACATAGAGACACCATCACCACCTACTGCTTGTGGTTATGTCAATACTGCATATAGATATGGAAAAAAGCCCCATTCCTCCTCTGAGAATACCCCTAAATATAGTTCAAAGACAGCATTGATTAGCGATAATGGAGATAGAGGAGATGCGACAAGGGTCGCTAAGGCGTCCAAGAAATCGTCACCAAGGATATGTAAATACTGGATCAACAACAATTGTGTACATGGTGAACAATGCCTGTATTTGCATTCATGGTTTCATGGTGATGGGTTTTCCACTGTAACAAAGCTTCAAGAACATAAGAAG GTTATCACTGGCATTGCACTTCCTGTTGGATCCGACAAACTTTATTCTGGCAGCACTGATGGGACAGTTCGGATATGGGACTGCCATACTGGTCGATGTGTTAAAGTCATCAATCTTGGTGCTGAGGTTACCTCTTTGATCAGTGAGGGGCCATGGATTTTTGTTGGTCTGCAAAATGCTGTCAAG GCTTGGAACATCCAGACCATTACAGAGTTTACTCTTGATGGACCCAAAGGCCAAGTCCGTGCCATGACTGTTGGCAATGATACACTCTTTGCTGGTGCAGAG GATGGTGTCATTTTTGCCTGGAGAGGAAGCTCTGGAGCTAAATCTCCTTTTGAACTGGTTGCATCACTCACTGGCCATACTAAAGCAGTGGTTTGCCTGACTATTGGATGCAAGATGCTGTACTCCGGGTCCATGGACCAAAGCATAAAG gTCTGGGACATGGATACATTACAGTGTACAATGACACTAAATGAGCATACTGACATAGTCACATCTCTTATTTGTTGGGACCAATATTTGTTGTCATGTTCATCTGACTGTACAATTAAGGTCTGGGCTTGCACTGAAGTAGGATCTTTGAAAGTGGTATATACGCACACGGAAGAAAAT GGTGTTGTTTCACTTTTTGGGATGCCTGATGCAGAAGGCAAGCATATATTATTTTCCTCGTGCAGAGACAATTCAGTTCATATGTATGAATTGCCATC atTTTCAGAGAGGGGACGTTTATTTGCCAAGAAAGATGTGGCATCATTTGAGTTAGGTCTTGGTGGCCTCTTCTTCACTGGAGATGAGACTGGTTTGCTGATGGTGTGGAAATGGTTGGATGTACCCAAGGTGGCATCCTCTTGA
- the LOC121173457 gene encoding N66 matrix protein-like has product MFLCNNNDHDDGDDVSSNNDNKNINGSRVTKVIVVIMVMSMVVTMMTWCGSGVVTVTVVGGGGGDCGHIGGGCSSGDSDRGGIVGTDNNDGGDGGSNVSDNGDVGGNNGDNDAGGGCDNVGNGCCCGDGNNNDGDNIDGGGCSGASGSGS; this is encoded by the exons ATGTTTTTATGCAAcaataatgatcatgatgatggtGACGATGTCAGTAGCAACAAtgacaataaaaatatcaatggtAGTCGAGTGACAAAGGTGATAGTGGTGATAATGGTGATGTCGATGGTGGTGACAATGATGACGTGGTGTGGTAGCGGT GTGGTGACAGTGACAGTGgtgggtggtggtggtggtgattgtGGCCACATTGGTGGTGGTTGTAGTAGTGGTGATAGTGATAGAGGTGGTATCGTTGGTACTGATAACAATGATGGTGGCGATGGTGGTAGTAATGTCAGTGATAATGGTGATGTTGGTGGCAACAATGGTGACAATGATGCTGGTGGTGGTTGCGACAACGTTGGTAACGGTTGTTGTTGTGGTGATGGTAACAATAACGATGGCGACAACATTGATGGTGGTGGTTGTAGCGGTGCTAGTGGTAGTGGTAGCTAG
- the LOC100787279 gene encoding ATP-dependent zinc metalloprotease FTSH 9, chloroplastic isoform X1: MSALEYLYLSPLTYTKIYLNSHTWRRRSPLRQNACRFVPNSAVVRVPGQWRDFSGRVDLWRLRRVHGGAARASGGQEGDSGEKSGEGQGVTDKGSTRSGSNRRREKQDKGWWFGSKSGKWRWQPIVQAQEVGVLLLQLGIVVFVMRLLRPGIPLPGSEPRAATSFVSVPYSEFLSKINGDQVQKVEVDGVHIMFKLKSDVEASEVASSAATPSESESLVKSVAPTKKIVYTTTRPSDIRTPYGKMMENEVEFGSPDKRSGGFFNSALLCPTAMPQSKGPLSLGYIALFYCALLAGLLHRFPVSFSQHTAGQIRNRKSGTSAGTKSSDQGESITFADVAGVDEAKEELEEIVEFLRNPDRYIRLGARPPRGVLLVGLPGTGKTLLAKAVAGEADVPFISCSASEFVELYVGMGASRVRDLFARAKKEAPSIIFIDEIDAVAKSRDGKFRIVSNDEREQTLNQLLTEMDGFDSSSAVIVLGATNRADVLDPALRRPGRFDRVVMVETPDRIGREAILKVHVSKKELPLAKDVNLGDIACMTTGFTGADLANLVNEAALLAGRQNKIVVEKNDFIQAVERSIAGIEKKTAKLKGSEKAVVARHEAGHAVVGTAVANLLPGQPRVEKLSILPRSGGALGFTYTPPTNEDRYLLFIDELRGRLVTLLGGRAAEEIVYSGRVSTGALDDIRRATDMAYKAIAEYGLNQTIGPVSISTLSNGGMDESGGSAPWGRDQGHLVDLVQREVKALLQSALEVSLSIVRANPTVLEGLGAHLEEKEKVEGEELQKWLRLVVAPTELEIFIDGKQGSLLPLQTGS; the protein is encoded by the exons ATGTCGGCGTTGGAGTATCTCTACCTCTCTCCGTTAACGTACACAAAAATCTACCTCAATTCCCACACCTGGCGCAGACGCTCGCCGCTGCGGCAAAACGCGTGTCGTTTCGTTCCCAATTCGGCGGTCGTTAGGGTTCCGGGGCAATGGAGGGATTTTTCCGGGAGGGTGGATTTGTGGAGGCTGAGGAGGGTCCACGGTGGCGCCGCCAGGGCGAGTGGTGGCCAGGAGGGGGATTCCGGCGAGAAGAGCGGCGAGGGACAGGGGGTCACCGATAAGGGTTCGACCAGGTCCGGTTCGAACCGGAGGAGGGAGAAGCAAGATAAAGGGTGGTGGTTCGGTTCGAAGAGTGGGAAGTGGCGGTGGCAACCCATTGTTCAAGCTCAAGAGGTTGGAGTGTTGCTTTTGCAATTAGGGATTGTTGTGTTTGTGATGAGGTTGCTGAGGCCTGGGATTCCCTTACCTGGCTCCGAACCGAGGGCTGCGACGTCGTTTGTGAGTGTGCCTTATAGCGAGTTCTTGAGTAAGATTAATGGGGATCAGGTGCAGAAGGTGGAGGTTGATGGGGTCCACATCATGTTCAAGTTGAAGTCTGACGTGGAGGCTTCTGAAGTGGCTTCTTCTGCTGCTACTCCTTCGGAGTCAGAGTCGTTGGTTAAGAGTGTTGCTCCTACCAAGAAGATTGTTTACACTACCACTAGGCCTAGTGATATAAGGACTCCCTATGGGAAGATGATGGAAAATGAGGTGGAGTTCGGGTCCCCGGATAAGAGGTCTGGTGGATTCTTCAACTCTGCTTTG TTATGCCCGACTGCAATGCCGCAAAGCAAGGGACCTCTGTCATTgggttat ATAGCCTTGTTTTATTGTGCTCTGCTTGCAGGGCTTCTCCATCGATTCCCTGTTAGTTTTTCTCAG CATACGGCTGGTCAGATTAGGAATCGTAAATCAGGAACTTCTGCTGGCACAAAGTCATCTGATCAAGGTGAATCAATCACATTTGCTGATGTCGCTGGTGTTGACGAGGCTAAGGAGGAACTAGAAGAGATTGTG GAATTTCTTCGCAATCCAGACAGATATATAAGACTTGGAGCTCGTCCTCCCCGAGGGGTTCTCTTG GTGGGTCTTCCTGGGACAGGTAAGACTTTACTGGCAAAGGCTGTGGCAGGGGAAGCTGATGTGCCATTTATAAGTTGTTCTGCTAGTGAGTTTGTAGAGTTATATGTTGGTATGGGTGCTTCCCGTGTGAGAGATCTCTTTGCAAGGGCTAAGAAAGAAGCACCATCCATAATATTTATTGATGAG ATAGATGCTGTGGCTAAAAGTCGTGATGGTAAATTTCGCATTGTCAGCAATGATGAACGAGAACAAACCTTGAACCAGCTGCTCACT GAGATGGATGGTTTTGACAGCAGTTCTGCTGTCATTGTTCTTGGAGCAACTAATCGTGCAGATGTCTTAGACCCTGCACTCCGAAGACCAGGAAGATTTGATCGGGTTGTTATG GTGGAAACACCTGATAGGATTGGAAGAGAAGCTATCCTTAAAGTTCATGTTTCCAAGAAAGAACTTCCTTTAGCTAAGGATGTTAACCTTGGCGACATTGCTTGTATGACCACTGGTTTCACTGG AGCGGATCTTGCAAACCTAGTAAATGAGGCTGCATTATTGGCAGGAAGACAAAACAAAATTGTTGTGGAGAAAAATGATTTCATTCAAGCTGTTGAAAGATCAATAGCA GGAATAGAAAAGAAGACTGCCAAGTTGAAAGGAAGTGAGAAGGCTGTAGTTGCACGGCATGAAGCTGGTCATGCTGTGGTAGGTACTGCAGTTGCAAACCTTCTTCCTGGACAGCCACGTGTTGAG AAACTAAGCATATTGCCTAGGTCAGGAGGGGCTTTGGGATTTACTTACACTCCTCCAACAAATGAGGACAGATACTTGCTTTTCATTGATGAGTTGCGTGGCCGCCTGGTTACCCTACTTGGGGGACGTGCTGCAGAAGAAATTGTTTATTCTGGTCGAGTGTCAACAGGTGCACTTGATGACATACGGCGAGCAACTGATATGGCATACAAAGCTATAGCTGAATATGGTCTTAATCAGACAATAGGCCCTGTGTCAATTTCCACCCTTTCTAATGGTGGAATGGACGAGTCTGGGGGATCAGCTCCTTGGGGAAGGGATCAG GGACATCTTGTTGATCTAGTTCAAAGAGAGGTGAAAGCATTGCTGCAGTCTGCGCTGGAAGTATCACTTTCTATTGTGCGGGCTAATCCTACTGTTTTGGAGGGTCTTGGTGCTCATTTAGAAG aaaaagagaaagtagAGGGTGAAGAGCTACAGAAGTGGTTAAGATTGGTAGTTGCACCGACAGAGCTGGAAATCTTCATAGACGGCAAGCAAGGGTCTCTCCTCCCATTGCAGACAGGTTCCTGA
- the LOC100787279 gene encoding ATP-dependent zinc metalloprotease FTSH 9, chloroplastic isoform X2, whose amino-acid sequence MSALEYLYLSPLTYTKIYLNSHTWRRRSPLRQNACRFVPNSAVVRVPGQWRDFSGRVDLWRLRRVHGGAARASGGQEGDSGEKSGEGQGVTDKGSTRSGSNRRREKQDKGWWFGSKSGKWRWQPIVQAQEVGVLLLQLGIVVFVMRLLRPGIPLPGSEPRAATSFVSVPYSEFLSKINGDQVQKVEVDGVHIMFKLKSDVEASEVASSAATPSESESLVKSVAPTKKIVYTTTRPSDIRTPYGKMMENEVEFGSPDKRSGGFFNSALIALFYCALLAGLLHRFPVSFSQHTAGQIRNRKSGTSAGTKSSDQGESITFADVAGVDEAKEELEEIVEFLRNPDRYIRLGARPPRGVLLVGLPGTGKTLLAKAVAGEADVPFISCSASEFVELYVGMGASRVRDLFARAKKEAPSIIFIDEIDAVAKSRDGKFRIVSNDEREQTLNQLLTEMDGFDSSSAVIVLGATNRADVLDPALRRPGRFDRVVMVETPDRIGREAILKVHVSKKELPLAKDVNLGDIACMTTGFTGADLANLVNEAALLAGRQNKIVVEKNDFIQAVERSIAGIEKKTAKLKGSEKAVVARHEAGHAVVGTAVANLLPGQPRVEKLSILPRSGGALGFTYTPPTNEDRYLLFIDELRGRLVTLLGGRAAEEIVYSGRVSTGALDDIRRATDMAYKAIAEYGLNQTIGPVSISTLSNGGMDESGGSAPWGRDQGHLVDLVQREVKALLQSALEVSLSIVRANPTVLEGLGAHLEEKEKVEGEELQKWLRLVVAPTELEIFIDGKQGSLLPLQTGS is encoded by the exons ATGTCGGCGTTGGAGTATCTCTACCTCTCTCCGTTAACGTACACAAAAATCTACCTCAATTCCCACACCTGGCGCAGACGCTCGCCGCTGCGGCAAAACGCGTGTCGTTTCGTTCCCAATTCGGCGGTCGTTAGGGTTCCGGGGCAATGGAGGGATTTTTCCGGGAGGGTGGATTTGTGGAGGCTGAGGAGGGTCCACGGTGGCGCCGCCAGGGCGAGTGGTGGCCAGGAGGGGGATTCCGGCGAGAAGAGCGGCGAGGGACAGGGGGTCACCGATAAGGGTTCGACCAGGTCCGGTTCGAACCGGAGGAGGGAGAAGCAAGATAAAGGGTGGTGGTTCGGTTCGAAGAGTGGGAAGTGGCGGTGGCAACCCATTGTTCAAGCTCAAGAGGTTGGAGTGTTGCTTTTGCAATTAGGGATTGTTGTGTTTGTGATGAGGTTGCTGAGGCCTGGGATTCCCTTACCTGGCTCCGAACCGAGGGCTGCGACGTCGTTTGTGAGTGTGCCTTATAGCGAGTTCTTGAGTAAGATTAATGGGGATCAGGTGCAGAAGGTGGAGGTTGATGGGGTCCACATCATGTTCAAGTTGAAGTCTGACGTGGAGGCTTCTGAAGTGGCTTCTTCTGCTGCTACTCCTTCGGAGTCAGAGTCGTTGGTTAAGAGTGTTGCTCCTACCAAGAAGATTGTTTACACTACCACTAGGCCTAGTGATATAAGGACTCCCTATGGGAAGATGATGGAAAATGAGGTGGAGTTCGGGTCCCCGGATAAGAGGTCTGGTGGATTCTTCAACTCTGCTTTG ATAGCCTTGTTTTATTGTGCTCTGCTTGCAGGGCTTCTCCATCGATTCCCTGTTAGTTTTTCTCAG CATACGGCTGGTCAGATTAGGAATCGTAAATCAGGAACTTCTGCTGGCACAAAGTCATCTGATCAAGGTGAATCAATCACATTTGCTGATGTCGCTGGTGTTGACGAGGCTAAGGAGGAACTAGAAGAGATTGTG GAATTTCTTCGCAATCCAGACAGATATATAAGACTTGGAGCTCGTCCTCCCCGAGGGGTTCTCTTG GTGGGTCTTCCTGGGACAGGTAAGACTTTACTGGCAAAGGCTGTGGCAGGGGAAGCTGATGTGCCATTTATAAGTTGTTCTGCTAGTGAGTTTGTAGAGTTATATGTTGGTATGGGTGCTTCCCGTGTGAGAGATCTCTTTGCAAGGGCTAAGAAAGAAGCACCATCCATAATATTTATTGATGAG ATAGATGCTGTGGCTAAAAGTCGTGATGGTAAATTTCGCATTGTCAGCAATGATGAACGAGAACAAACCTTGAACCAGCTGCTCACT GAGATGGATGGTTTTGACAGCAGTTCTGCTGTCATTGTTCTTGGAGCAACTAATCGTGCAGATGTCTTAGACCCTGCACTCCGAAGACCAGGAAGATTTGATCGGGTTGTTATG GTGGAAACACCTGATAGGATTGGAAGAGAAGCTATCCTTAAAGTTCATGTTTCCAAGAAAGAACTTCCTTTAGCTAAGGATGTTAACCTTGGCGACATTGCTTGTATGACCACTGGTTTCACTGG AGCGGATCTTGCAAACCTAGTAAATGAGGCTGCATTATTGGCAGGAAGACAAAACAAAATTGTTGTGGAGAAAAATGATTTCATTCAAGCTGTTGAAAGATCAATAGCA GGAATAGAAAAGAAGACTGCCAAGTTGAAAGGAAGTGAGAAGGCTGTAGTTGCACGGCATGAAGCTGGTCATGCTGTGGTAGGTACTGCAGTTGCAAACCTTCTTCCTGGACAGCCACGTGTTGAG AAACTAAGCATATTGCCTAGGTCAGGAGGGGCTTTGGGATTTACTTACACTCCTCCAACAAATGAGGACAGATACTTGCTTTTCATTGATGAGTTGCGTGGCCGCCTGGTTACCCTACTTGGGGGACGTGCTGCAGAAGAAATTGTTTATTCTGGTCGAGTGTCAACAGGTGCACTTGATGACATACGGCGAGCAACTGATATGGCATACAAAGCTATAGCTGAATATGGTCTTAATCAGACAATAGGCCCTGTGTCAATTTCCACCCTTTCTAATGGTGGAATGGACGAGTCTGGGGGATCAGCTCCTTGGGGAAGGGATCAG GGACATCTTGTTGATCTAGTTCAAAGAGAGGTGAAAGCATTGCTGCAGTCTGCGCTGGAAGTATCACTTTCTATTGTGCGGGCTAATCCTACTGTTTTGGAGGGTCTTGGTGCTCATTTAGAAG aaaaagagaaagtagAGGGTGAAGAGCTACAGAAGTGGTTAAGATTGGTAGTTGCACCGACAGAGCTGGAAATCTTCATAGACGGCAAGCAAGGGTCTCTCCTCCCATTGCAGACAGGTTCCTGA